In one Hippocampus zosterae strain Florida chromosome 10, ASM2543408v3, whole genome shotgun sequence genomic region, the following are encoded:
- the zgc:154093 gene encoding cdc42 effector protein 2, translated as MPAKTPMYLKTTTPKRGKKAKLRDMLSGDMISPPLGDVRHSAHVGPQGEQDMFGDVSFLRGKMDMLPARNGDARSRSVDERHGDVSATSDYSYNGFHYQPSSSGLLKNTISMPVFIAHEQAPPKPPRLHLDDAKQRHLQPADKQQGQFTSENSGRDISLSPSLHRLVPSSGSFSEVSSEESVLDACMPLDEQRGLSLDSDAGLSNEDLRSDSPCGLFLRSDSAADLDLDLGPSILDDVLRIMDRYKDVDHRCEL; from the coding sequence ATGCCCGCCAAGACCCCCATGTACCTGAAGACCACCACACCCAAACGAGGCAAAAAGGCCAAACTGCGTGACATGCTGTCTGGTGATATGATCAGCCCCCCGCTGGGCGACGTGCGCCACAGCGCCCATGTGGGGCCGCAAGGCGAGCAGGACATGTTTGGAGACGTGAGCTTCCTAAGGGGGAAAATGGACATGTTACCGGCGCGTAACGGCGACGCTCGCTCGCGTAGCGTGGACGAACGCCACGGAGACGTGTCCGCCACCTCGGACTACTCCTACAATGGATTCCACTACCAGCCCTCATCCTCTGGCTTGTTGAAGAACACCATCTCCATGCCCGTGTTCATCGCCCACGAGCAAGCGCCGCCCAAACCGCCGCGCCTGCACCTGGATGATGCCAAACAACGGCACTTACAGCCTGCTGACAAGCAGCAAGGACAGTTTACCTCGGAGAACAGCGGCCGGGACATCTCCCTGTCCCCCTCCCTCCACCGACTGGTGCCCTCATCCGGATCCTTCTCTGAGGTGTCATCGGAGGAGTCGGTGTTGGACGCATGCATGCCACTAGATGAGCAGCGAGGCCTCAGTCTGGACTCGGACGCCGGTCTGAGCAACGAGGACCTGCGCAGCGATTCGCCGTGCGGACTGTTCCTGCGATCGGACTCCGCGGCAGACTTGGACCTGGATCTGGGGCCCTCCATCCTGGATGACGTGCTGAGGATCATGGACCGTTACAAGGATGTGGATCACCGATGCGAGCTTTGA
- the ercc2 gene encoding general transcription and DNA repair factor IIH helicase subunit XPD yields the protein MKLNIDGLLVYFPYDYIYPEQYSYMLELKRTLDAKGHGVLEMPSGTGKTISLLSLIVAYQRAFPLEITKLIYCSRTVPEIEKVVEELRKLMEFYSKETGERNNFLALALSSRKNLCIHPEVSSLRFGKEVDSKCHSLTASYVRAQRHSNPDQPVCHFYEEFDAVGRQVPLPAGIYNLDDLKDFGRKKGWCPYYLARYSILHANIVVYSYHYLLDPKIADLVSKELAKQSVVVFDEAHNIDNVCIDSMSVNITRRTLDRCQGNVDMLQNTIHNIKETDAAKLKEEYRRLVEGLKEANVARETDVYLANPVLPDEILKEAIPGTIRTAEHFVGFLRRFMEYLKSRLRVQHVVQESAPQFLKDIFDKVCIDRKPLRFCAERLQSLLRTLEITDIADFSAVTLISNFATLVSTYSQGFTIIIEPFEDRTPTIANPVLHFSCMDPSIAIKPVFQRFQSVIITSGTLSPLDIYPRILDFRPVTMASFTMTLARTCLCPLIVGRGNDQVALSSKFETREDFAVIRNYGNLLLEMSAVVPDGIVAFFTSYVYMENIVASWYEQGILENIQKNKLIFIETQDAAETSMALEKYQEACENGRGAILLSVARGKVSEGIDFVHHFGRAVIMFGVPYVYTQSRILKARLEYLRDQFQIRENDFLTFDAMRHAAQCVGRAIRGKTDYGLMIFADKRYARADKRGKLPRWIQEHINDGSLNLTVDETIQLSKHFLRQMAQPFRQEDQLGLSLLTLEQLQSEEMLKKIAQMAHQS from the exons ATGAA GCTCAACATCGACGGTCTGTTGGTGTATTTCCCCTATGATTACATCTATCCTGAACAATACTCGTACATGCTGGAGCTCAAGAGGACGCTCGATGCTAAG GGACATGGCGTCCTGGAGATGCCGTCCGGAACTGGCAAGACCATCTCACTGTTGTCACTAATTGTTGCGTACCAGAGG GCGTTTCCTCTGGAAATCACCAAACTCATCTACTGCTCCAGAACAGTCCCTGAGATTGAGAAG GTGGTGGAGGAGCTGAGGAAGCTGATGGAGTTTTATTCCAAGGAGACAGGGGAGAGAAACAACTTCCTGGCTCTGGCACTCTCCTCCCGCAAGAACCTCTGTATTCACCCAGAG GTGAGCAGCCTGCGTTTCGGAAAGGAGGTGGACAGTAAATGTCACAGTCTGACAGCGTCGTACGTTCGCGCCCAACGTCATAGCAACCCCGACCAGCCCGTCTGTCACTTTTACGAG GAGTTTGACGCGGTGGGCCGGCAAGTGCCGCTTCCCGCTGGCATCTACAACCTAGACGACCTGAAGGACTTTGGCCGGAAGAAAGGATGGTGTCCCTACTATCTAGCACGCTACTCG ATCCTGCATGCTAATATTGTGGTGTACAGCTACCACTACCTGCTGGATCCCAAGATAGCAGACCTGGTGTCCAAGGAGCTAGCCAAGCAGTCTGTGGTGGTCTTTGATGAGGCGCACAACATCG ACAATGTGTGCATCGACTCCATGAGCGTCAACATCACCAGGCGGACGCTGGATCGTTGCCAGGGTAATGTCGACATGTTGCAGAACACCATACACAA CATCAAAGAGACTGATGCTGCCAAACTGAAGGAGGAATATCGACGCCTGGTGGAAGGCTTGAAGGAAGCCAATGTGGCGCGAGAGACAGACGTCTACCTCGCCAATCCCGTGCTGCCGGACGAGATCCTAAAAG AGGCCATTCCGGGCACCATCCGGACCGCAGAGCACTTTGTGGGCTTCCTGAGGCGCTTCATGGAGTACTTGAAGTCCCGCCTGAGGGTGCAGCACGTGGTCCAGGAGAGCGCCCCGCAGTTCCTCAAAGACATCTTTGACAAAGTCTGCATCGACCGCAAGCCTCTCAg GTTTTGCGCCGAGCGTCTGCAGTCGCTATTACGGACGCTCGAGATCACAGACATTGCTGACTTCTCCGCCGTCACGCTCATCTCGAACTTTGCCACGCTGGTTAGCACATACAGCCAAG GTTTCACAATCATCATTGAGCCCTTTGAAGACAGAACGCCGACCATCGCCAACCCCGTGTTGCACTTCAG CTGCATGGACCCGTCCATCGCCATCAAACCTGTCTTTCAAAGGTTCCAGTCGGTCATCATCACGTCGGGG ACGTTGTCTCCGCTGGACATTTACCCTCGCATCCTGGATTTCCGGCCTGTCACCATGGCGTCTTTCACCATGACACTGGCGCGAACCTGTCTCTGCCCGCTG ATTGTTGGGCGAGGAAACGACCAGGTGGCTCTGAGCTCCAAGTTTGAGACGAGAGAAGATTTTG ctgtGATCCGTAACTATGGCAACCTGCTCCTGGAGATGTCCGCTGTGGTTCCTGATGGCATCGTGGCATTTTTCACCAGCTACGTCTACATGGAGAACATTGTGGCGTCCTGGTACGAGCAG GGAATTCTGGAGAACATTCAGAAGAACAAGCTGATCTTCATCGAGACGCAGGATGCCGCAGAGACCAGCATGGCGCTGGAGAAGTATCAGGAG GCGTGTGAGAATGGCAGAGGAGCCATCCTGTTGTCGGTGGCGCGGGGGAAAGTGTCAGAGGGGATCGATTTTG TGCACCACTTTGGGCGAGCGGTCATCATGTTTGGCGTTCCGTACGTTTACACACAGAGCCGCATTCTCAAG GCCCGTCTGGAGTACCTGCGTGACCAGTTCCAGATCCGCGAGAACGACTTTCTCACCTTCGACGCCATGCGACACGCCGCGCAGTGCGTCGGCCGAGCCATCCGAGGAAAGACCGACTATGGACTCATGATTTTTGCTGACAAG CGTTACGCCCGAGCGGACAAGCGCGGGAAGCTTCCTCGCTGGATCCAAGAGCACATTAACGATGGCAGCCTCAACCTCACTGTGGATGAGACCATTCAGCTGTCCAAGCATTTCCTCAGACAGATGGCTCAGCCCTTCAGACAG GAGGACCAGCTGGGCTTGTCTCTACTGACGCTGGAGCAGCTGCAGTCGGAAGAGATGCTGAAGAAGATCGCACAGATGGCTCATCAGAGCTAA
- the ckmb gene encoding creatine kinase, muscle b, which produces MAKNCHNDYKMKFTSDDEYPDLSQHNNHMAKVLTKDIYAKLRGKSTPSGFTLDDIIQTGVDNPGHPFIMTVGCVAGDEESYEVFKDLLDPVISDRHNGYGPSDKHKTDLNFENLKGGDDLDPNYVLSSRVRTGRSIKGFTLPPHNSRGERRGIEKLSIEALATLEGEFKGKYYPLNGMTDAEQEQLIADHFLFDKPVSPLLTCAGMARDWPDARGIWHNDNKTFLVWVNEEDHLRVISMQKGGNMKEVFRRFCVGLQKIEEIFKKHNHGFMWNEHLGYILTCPSNLGTGLRGGVHVKLPKLSTHPKFEEILTRLRLQKRGTGGVDTASVGGVFDISNADRLGSSEVYQVQLVVDGVKLMVEMEKKLEKGESIDGMVPAQK; this is translated from the exons ATGGCCAAGAATTGTCACAACGACTACAAGATGAAGTTCACATCGGACGACGAGTACCCCGATCTGTCCCAGCACAACAATCACATGGCCAAG GTACTGACCAAGGACATCTACGCGAAACTGAGGGGCAAGTCCACCCCCAGCGGCTTCACCTTGGATGACATTATCCAGACCGGCGTGGACAACCCCG GACACCCCTTCATCATGACTGTGGGCTGCGTGGCCGGTGATGAGGAGAGCTACGAGGTCTTCAAGGACCTGCTGGACCCCGTCATCTCGGACCGTCACAATGGTTATGGACCCAGCGACAAGCACAAGACCGACCTGAACTTTGAGAACCTAAAG GGCGGAGATGACCTGGACCCCAACTACGTTCTGTCCAGCCGCGTGCGTACCGGCCGCAGCATCAAGGGCTTCACCCTGCCACCGCACAACAGCCGCGGAGAGCGCAGAGGCATCGAGAAGCTCTCCATTGAGG CCCTGGCCACCCTGGAGGGCGAGTTCAAGGGCAAGTACTACCCCCTGAACGGCATGACCGACGCCGAGCAGGAGCAGCTGATCGCcgaccacttcctgtttgacaaGCCCGTGTCTCCGCTGCTGACATGCGCCGGCATGGCCCGCGACTGGCCTGACGCCAGGGGCATCTG GCATAACGACAACAAGACTTTCCTGGTGTGGGTGAACGAGGAGGATCACCTGCGCGTCATCTCCATGCAGAAGGGCGGCAACATGAAGGAGGTGTTCAGGCGCTTCTGCGTGGGTCTGCAGAAG ATCGAGGAGATCTTCAAGAAGCACAACCACGGCTTCATGTGGAACGAGCACCTGGGCTACATCCTCACCTGCCCATCCAACCTGGGCACTGGCCTGCGCGGTGGCGTCCACGTCAAGCTTCCCAAGCTCAGCACGCACCCCAAGTTTGAGGAAATCCTCACCAGACTGCGCCTGCAGAAGCGCGGCACAG GTGGCGTCGACACGGCCTCCGTGGGCGGCGTGTTCGACATCTCCAACGCTGACCGTCTGGGCTCCTCCGAGGTGTACCAGGTTCAGTTGGTGGTGGACGGTGTCAAGCTGATGGTGGAGATGGAGAAGAAGTTGGAGAAAGGCGAGTCCATCGACGGCATGGTTCCCGCCCAGAAGTAA
- the klc3 gene encoding kinesin light chain 3, with translation MLSAEEILCSTQQVIAGLEALRGENRSLLESLQGTSQSAEMMVESDCSVEREKSGIIRQSLDRIELGLSEAQVMMALSAHLGSLEAEKQKLRAQVRRLCQENQWLRDELAGTQQRLQEREQDLVTLEEHNKHLQFMASMRKYDQEEAPPQDDKNTSSNKESLDYLFPGEAEESSQMSTSQHHHSSAAAAAQQGGYEIPARLRTLHNLVIQYASQGRYEVAVPLCKQALEDLEKSSGHTHPDVATMLNILALVYRDQNKYKEAANLLNDALAIREKTLGVDHPAVAATLNNLAVLYGKRGKYTEAEPLCKRALQIREKVLGTEHPDVAKQLNNLALLCQNQGKYQEVERYYERALHIYQSKLGPDDANVAKTKNNLASCYLKQGKYRQAEALYKEILTRAHEKEFGSVEGDARPSWSGGSDQSGHQDGPLRRSGSFTKLRESIRRSSEKLVRKLKGVDVEEATPRNAGMKRANSLNVLNISGGESQDGGQSRCLMDHRGLSSSTQNLNRRGSLGPS, from the exons ATGTTGTCGGCGGAGGAGATCCTGTGCAGCACGCAGCAGGTGATCGCTGGGCTGGAGGCGCTGCGAGGAGAGAATCGCAGCCTGCTGGAGAGCCTGCAGGGGACGTCCCAGAGTGCCGAAATGATGGTTGAAAGCGACTGCAGCGTGGAGCGTGAGAAGAGTGGCATCATACGACAGTCGCTGGACAGGATCGAACTGGGACTCAGTGAAGCACAG GTGATGATGGCACTGTCGGCTCATTTGGGTTCTCTGGAGGCCGAGAAGCAGAAGCTGCGAGCGCAG GTGCGCCGCCTGTGTCAGGAGAACCAGTGGCTGCGCGACGAGCTGGCGGGCACCCAGCAACGTCTGCAGGAGCGCGAGCAGGATCTGGTCACGCTAGAAGAACACAATAAGCATCTGCAGTTCATGGCCTCCATGCGCAAGTACGACCAGGAGGAGGCACCGCCGCAG GATGACAAGAACACATCTTCCAACAAGGAGTCTTTGGATTACCTTTTCCCTGGCGAGGCTGAGGAGTCATCACAAA TGTCGACGTCGCAGCATCACCACAGCAGTGCGGCAGCGGCAGCCCAACAAGGAGGCTACGAGATTCCCGCTCGCCTCCGGACGCTCCATAACCTCGTCATCCAGTACGCCTCGCAGGGACGATACGAGGTCGCCGTGCCCCTTTGCAAACAG GCCTTAGAAGACTTGGAGAAGTCGTCGGGCCACACCCACCCTGACGTGGCCACCATGTTGAACATTCTGGCACTGGTGTATAG agaccaaaacaaatacaaagaagCTGCCAACTTGCTAAATGACGCGCTGGCCATCAGGGAGAAAACACTGGGAGTGGACCATCCGGCT gtgGCGGCCACACTCAACAACCTGGCGGTGCTTTATGGGAAGCGAGGCAAATACACAGAAGCTGAGCCGCTGTGCAAGCGAGCGCTGCAGATCCGCGAGAAG GTACTGGGCACAGAGCACCCTGACGTGGCCAAGCAGCTGAACAACTTGGCACTGCTGTGTCAGAACCAGGGAAAGTACCAGGAAGTGGAGCGCTACTATGAGCGAGCTCTGCACATCTATCAGAGCAAGCTGGGACCCGACGATGCCAACGTGGCCAAGACCAAAAACAACCTG GCCTCTTGTTACCTCAAGCAGGGCAAGTACCGCCAAGCCGAAGCGCTCTACAAGGAGATTCTCACCCGAGCGCATGAGAAGGAGTTTGGATCTGTGGAAG GCGATGCCCGGCCCAGCTGGTCGGGCGGCAGCGACCAATCCGGGCATCAGGATGGCCCGCTGAGGCGAAGTGGCTCTTTCACCAAGCTGCGAGAGTCCATACGGCGAAGCAGCGAGAAGCTGGTGCGCAAGCTCAAGGGTGTCGATGTGGAGGAAGCCACTCCGAGGAATGCTGG GATGAAAAGAGCCAACTCACTCAACGTGCTCAACATCAGCGGCGGAGAAAGTCAGGACGGCGGCCAG TCGCGCTGCCTGATGGACCATCGAGGACTCAGCTCCAGTACACAGAACCTCAACAGGCGAGGATCACTCGGACCCAGTTAA